One genomic window of Micromonospora sp. WMMD1128 includes the following:
- a CDS encoding glycosyltransferase, protein MADRLLGSLPRLFRRMAMDRIRRRDRSGPPVVVAHFAGRIGANGPRTTLERVLASHLSQRYEFVRMHQPGANGGLNPRLLRDWVAMLRQVRPDLIHVRGLQNEGFHGVLAARLAGVPRVLVSVHGTVRDLTGPPTWRRRLLVGVAEPFTLRAATHVATVCEYAAARPFIRAVGERFVGVIPNGVPVPSRPHAARERTRKALGLPPDATVMITVSRLTWEKGFRSLAEALRRLSGGPRPVLLVAGDGPDRPEIEAELRAVAGLDLRMLGTRDDVPDLLSAADLFVFPTLHENLSNALLEAMAYGLPVVATAVGGNTEVLRLGGGRLVPPDAPDELAAALAALLADPAERAYLAAIGEKVVRENYSLDTMLTTLDATYRRILES, encoded by the coding sequence ATGGCTGACCGATTGCTGGGAAGCCTGCCGCGATTGTTTCGGAGGATGGCGATGGACCGCATCAGGAGGCGCGACCGGTCCGGCCCACCGGTCGTGGTGGCGCACTTCGCCGGCCGGATCGGCGCCAACGGTCCGCGGACCACACTGGAGCGAGTGCTGGCATCCCATCTGAGTCAGCGGTACGAGTTCGTGCGGATGCATCAGCCAGGGGCGAACGGCGGCCTCAACCCACGGCTCCTCCGCGACTGGGTCGCCATGCTCCGCCAGGTGCGACCCGACCTGATCCACGTCCGCGGACTGCAGAACGAGGGTTTCCACGGGGTGCTGGCCGCCCGGCTCGCCGGTGTGCCGCGCGTGCTCGTGAGCGTGCACGGCACAGTCCGAGATCTCACCGGCCCGCCGACCTGGAGGCGCCGGCTCCTGGTGGGCGTCGCCGAGCCCTTCACGTTGCGGGCGGCCACGCACGTCGCCACCGTCTGCGAGTACGCTGCCGCGCGTCCCTTCATCCGTGCCGTCGGTGAACGCTTCGTGGGGGTGATCCCGAACGGCGTCCCGGTGCCGTCGCGGCCGCACGCCGCGCGGGAACGTACGCGGAAGGCTCTCGGTCTTCCGCCCGACGCCACCGTGATGATCACGGTCAGTCGGCTGACCTGGGAGAAAGGTTTTCGGTCGCTCGCCGAGGCGTTGCGCCGGCTATCGGGCGGTCCGCGTCCGGTGCTCCTGGTCGCCGGCGACGGCCCCGACCGCCCGGAGATCGAAGCCGAACTGCGCGCCGTCGCGGGGCTCGACCTGCGCATGCTCGGGACTCGTGACGACGTGCCGGACCTACTCTCCGCCGCCGATCTGTTCGTGTTCCCGACCCTGCACGAGAACCTTTCCAACGCCCTGCTCGAGGCGATGGCGTACGGCCTGCCGGTGGTGGCGACGGCGGTCGGTGGCAACACCGAGGTGCTGCGCCTCGGCGGTGGCCGGCTGGTGCCGCCGGACGCTCCCGACGAACTGGCCGCCGCGCTCGCGGCGCTGCTCGCCGATCCGGCCGAGCGGGCCTACCTGGCCGCGATCGGCGAGAAAGTGGTTCGCGAGAACTACAGCCTGGACACGATGCTCACCACGCTCGACGCGACCTACCGACGGATCCTGGAGAGCTGA
- a CDS encoding glycosyltransferase: MRTFLDADQSGETGRTAVALAAYRFPHGDAPSNRLLQLARSATPVGGTTVVVNDWPPDGTLPPTTPDLPADVRLINLLPTGGGRWRRWWRRRTRSRRMLRALRAAGISPRHVDAVHLPLGLWDLATWAVLRAGLRCPITVDVTERHDPAQFAGGRLGPGFLRHRWAFFLAGRLADRVIAITHALERHFVRAGRATLVVPPQIDVTAFAEPRPASLDSGLRLLYAGSPTKKDQLGVVIAGILSLPPGPRARIHLVIAGMTRATAVRTSDLTAEHLDEIGDGITFLGRVSRDDVLAELSRSHFSVLVRPPAGYAQFGFPSKVPESLAAGCPVLLNHTSDLARHVVDGDEGIVLGGCEAGDVRAGLERALQLDDPGWQRMSAAARRRADDFDYRRWRPAVSSFVIGDPAQSVDAPPVDRRLSRS, encoded by the coding sequence GTGCGGACTTTCCTCGACGCGGACCAGAGCGGCGAGACGGGCCGCACCGCGGTGGCTCTGGCCGCCTACCGTTTCCCGCATGGCGACGCGCCGTCGAACCGGCTGCTCCAACTGGCTCGATCAGCCACCCCTGTCGGCGGCACGACCGTGGTGGTCAACGACTGGCCACCGGACGGGACGCTGCCGCCCACCACGCCCGATCTGCCGGCAGACGTCCGCCTGATCAACCTCCTACCTACCGGTGGCGGCCGCTGGCGGCGTTGGTGGCGGCGGCGCACCCGGTCCCGGCGGATGCTTCGGGCGCTCCGGGCGGCCGGAATCTCGCCCCGCCACGTCGACGCCGTCCACCTCCCGCTGGGCCTGTGGGACCTGGCCACCTGGGCCGTGCTGCGGGCCGGCCTGCGCTGCCCGATCACCGTCGACGTGACGGAACGCCACGATCCGGCACAGTTCGCCGGCGGTCGCCTGGGGCCGGGCTTCCTGCGGCACCGGTGGGCGTTCTTCCTGGCTGGCCGCCTGGCGGATCGGGTGATCGCCATCACGCACGCCCTGGAGCGGCATTTCGTCCGGGCCGGCCGGGCGACCCTCGTCGTGCCACCACAGATCGACGTCACCGCGTTCGCCGAGCCACGCCCGGCGTCCCTCGACAGCGGGCTACGACTGCTCTACGCGGGCTCGCCGACCAAGAAGGACCAGCTTGGCGTCGTCATCGCCGGCATCCTGTCGCTGCCACCTGGCCCACGTGCCCGGATCCACCTGGTGATCGCCGGCATGACCAGGGCGACAGCCGTCCGGACCAGCGACCTCACCGCGGAACACCTCGACGAGATCGGCGACGGGATCACGTTTCTCGGCCGGGTGTCCCGGGACGACGTGCTGGCCGAGCTGAGCCGCTCACACTTCTCCGTCCTGGTCCGCCCGCCGGCGGGCTACGCCCAGTTCGGGTTCCCCTCCAAGGTGCCGGAGAGCCTCGCCGCCGGATGCCCGGTCCTGCTCAACCACACGAGCGACCTCGCGCGCCACGTCGTCGACGGCGATGAGGGCATCGTTCTCGGCGGCTGCGAGGCCGGTGACGTCCGAGCCGGCCTCGAGCGCGCGCTCCAGCTCGACGACCCCGGCTGGCAGCGAATGAGCGCCGCCGCGCGGCGGCGCGCCGACGACTTCGACTACCGGCGCTGGCGGCCGGCGGTGAGTTCGTTCGTGATCGGGGACCCGGCACAGTCGGTCGACGCGCCGCCGGTCGATCGCCGGCTGAGCCGGAGCTGA
- a CDS encoding NAD-dependent epimerase/dehydratase family protein, with protein MRLLITGGAGFIGSNLARLAVGDPAVADLRILDDLATGTMSNLDGLDVRVVPGSILDDQVLDDAVRGCDAIVHLAALPSVPRSLRDPVSSHHANATGTLRVLEAARHHGVGHVVVASSSSVYGANPTLPKPELTWTGPLSPYAVSKLATEAYAIAHQVSYGLPTLAFRFFNVYGPRQRHDHAYAAVVPRFVHAALRDEPIEIYGDGRQSRDFTHVRGVCAILLDAVRRRVSHPHPVNLAFGVRVDLLTVVAELEQIVGRRIVRRHQAPRAGDVRHSEADNRVLRELFPQVRPVPLKEGLRETAEWFQTNVVKQPLG; from the coding sequence GTGCGACTGCTCATCACCGGAGGAGCGGGATTCATCGGCTCCAACCTCGCCCGCCTCGCGGTCGGCGATCCGGCCGTCGCGGATCTCCGGATCCTGGACGACCTCGCGACCGGCACGATGAGCAATCTGGACGGGCTCGACGTACGAGTTGTTCCCGGGTCGATCCTGGACGATCAGGTGCTCGACGACGCCGTCCGCGGATGTGACGCGATCGTTCACCTCGCGGCGCTGCCCAGCGTGCCACGGTCGTTGCGGGATCCGGTGAGCTCCCACCACGCGAACGCCACCGGCACCCTTCGAGTGTTGGAGGCGGCGCGACATCATGGCGTGGGTCACGTGGTGGTGGCCTCGTCGTCCTCCGTCTACGGCGCCAACCCGACGCTGCCGAAGCCCGAACTGACCTGGACCGGCCCGCTGAGTCCGTACGCGGTGAGCAAGTTGGCGACCGAGGCGTACGCCATCGCCCACCAGGTTTCCTACGGTCTGCCCACGCTGGCGTTCCGCTTCTTCAACGTGTATGGACCCCGACAACGGCACGACCACGCCTACGCGGCGGTGGTGCCGCGTTTCGTCCACGCGGCCCTGCGCGACGAGCCGATCGAGATCTACGGCGACGGACGGCAGTCCCGCGACTTCACCCACGTCCGGGGTGTCTGCGCGATTCTGTTGGACGCGGTGCGGCGTCGGGTGTCGCATCCGCACCCGGTCAACCTCGCGTTCGGCGTCCGGGTGGACCTGCTGACGGTCGTGGCCGAGCTGGAGCAGATCGTCGGGCGGCGGATCGTCCGCCGGCACCAGGCCCCACGGGCCGGCGACGTGCGGCACTCCGAGGCGGACAACCGGGTCCTGCGGGAGCTTTTTCCGCAGGTGCGTCCCGTTCCGCTCAAGGAGGGGTTGCGGGAGACGGCGGAGTGGTTCCAGACCAATGTCGTCAAGCAGCCGTTGGGCTGA